From a region of the Fischerella sp. JS2 genome:
- the petN gene encoding cytochrome b6-f complex subunit PetN, whose amino-acid sequence MEILTLGWVSLLVVFTWSIAMVVWGRNGL is encoded by the coding sequence ATGGAGATTTTGACATTAGGATGGGTTTCACTGCTGGTTGTTTTCACTTGGTCAATTGCAATGGTAGTTTGGGGTCGTAACGGATTGTAG